The DNA sequence ACGTAATGCCTGCTCCTACTTTTCCCGGTAAATAAGTAAACCCACTTAACGTTCTTCTCTTTAACTTAAAATACAACTTATGATTGTGATTTTTTATATAATTCCACAACATTTCTCTTTTTTTCATTGCTTCCGGCGTTCCAATCAAAAGCAAATGAATAGAAGAAATTGCCATCATAATAGAAATGTTTCTGGTGAGATAATTTGCAAGTCTTGGATACCTTCTCGCTACTTTGTCTAAATCCGCACAATTGGAAACCAACTTTGTTACTCGTATCTGTTGGTCAATACGCTCCATTAATACCTTCTCATTCACCGACTGATCTTCTCTTCCAAGAAAATAGTGATACATGTCCAGATTTAGATAACATATACTTTTCACATAAGGAAGAGGCTGATTTGCAAAAATGTTATCCACATAGAAAGTGTGTTTTGGAAGCTTTACCCCCGACTTTCGTAATACATCGGTTCTGTAAAATAAGGAATGCATGACTAAATACTGGGACGGACGAAATCTACCAATATCGTTCCAACTACATATGACACCTTCTTTAAACACATTTCCATAAGCCATCCGTTTTGTTTTTCCTTCATACAGATGATCATAAATATAGTTACAAACAATCAAATCTACTCTGGTATCTTCCCTATCCCACTGTTCTATTTTTTTCAACAATTTATGAAGTTCTGCTTCATCCAACCAGTCATCCGAATCCACCACTTTAAAATATCTTCCGCTGGCATGTGCAAGCCCGGCATTCACACCTGCTCCATGACCACCATTCTCCTGGTGAATGACCTTTATGATTTCCGGATAATTTCTTGCATAATTATCTGCAATCTCTCCTGTTCTATCAGTAGAACCATCATCTACAATAATAATCTCTACCCGTTCATCTCCACTCAATAAACTATCAATACAACGTTCCATATAGCTTTCTGAATTATAGCAAGGTACGGTAAATGTAATTTCTCTCATATTTTCCTCCTCATTTGTCGCTTCTGTAATATGTAAACGAAAGAACTTCCTCTTTGTCTTCAACATTTTTTATGAGTTCTTTATTATTGTACCGTATCAATGTAAAATCTGCCCTCATTCTACCTTACAGTTTTCTTACATTTATGTAAGGTTTTCTTTCTGTTTCCTTAAAAATAAAAAAATTCTCAGCATAAACCTATTTTTTGGCTTTGCTGAGAATTCTTTTTATTTCATATATTCCGACATCATGCAAGCTCCTGCTGCACTGCTTTTCTCTATTTTTTCTATATTATTAGGATGAATTCCGCCTATGGCATACACCGGAATCTTAACATTTTCACAAACCTGTTCTAAAAATTCCAAACCTCTTGGCTCTAATCCAGGTTTACAATCTGTAGTAAAAATATGTCCTGCCGTGACATAAGTTGCTCCCAGTTGTTCCGCCTCTTTGGCTTCCTCCACAGAATGAATCGATGTTCCAATCACTTCCATACTTTGTAATTGGTTTTCTACTGCATGCTTTTTCAGCAAAGAAAATGGAAGATGTATTTTTCCGATTCCCATCTTCTGAACAACCGCAAGATAAGTATGTGGAATCAGCTCAATCTCACTATTCCTAAACTTTTCCCAGACCATTTCCAGCAATTGTTCATACTCTGCTTCTAACAGTTTCTTTTCTCTTAAAATCAATCTATCCGGTCTATCTGCGGCTTCCTCTAGTCCCGCAAGATGATTTACATAATCTTCTATCCTATCATTCTCATGATATTTTCGATACAATTCCCAATTAGAAACTGCAATTTTCCTACACATAGACATAATCGTTCATCACAGGCTGTAATCCCTGTTCCTTAATAGCTGCAAATACCTCATCTACATTTCGGTTATCCGCTATTTCAAACTGGTCGTCTCCCTTATCCTCCACCTCATCAGAGTGGCTTCCAATTCCGGTACTTACTCCTGCTGAAATTTTAGTTGCCGTCATACCGATTACATGATTACGGAACTCTGCCCGCTCTCTGGTGGAAATCGTCATTCCTGCAAATGGCATAAATAAACGGTATGCACACATAATTTGGAGCAGCTGTTTTTCATGCACGTCTTTCGGATTAATGGTTGCATCATTTACAATAGGACGCAATCTTGGACAAGAAAATGATATTTCAGCATAAGGATATTTTCGCTGTATGTAGTAGGCATGAAGTCCTGTTGCAAAAGCATCTTTTCTGAAATCAGCAAGTCCTAAGAGTGCTGCAAATGCAACTCCACGCATACCGCCCTTCAATGCACGTTCCTGCGCGTTAAAACGATATGGGAAAATTCGCTTATGACCTGCCAGATGCAATGTCTCATATTTATCAGAATCATAAGTCTCCTGAAATACAGTCACATAATCTGCACCACATTTTTGCAAATACGCATATTCATCAGAATTCATTGGGTATACTTCAATTCCTACCATTTTAAAATATTTTCGGGCAATTTTGCAGGCTTCTCCAATATAGGAAACATCTGACTTTGCTCTACTCTCTCCCGTCAAAATCAGAATTTCTTCCAATCCGGTCTTAGCAATGGCTGCCATTTCTTTTTCAATTTCTTCTGCATCCAACTTCATTCTGTGAATTCGGTTATGGCAGTTAAATCCACAATACACGCAATAATTTTCACAATAATTCGAAATGTAAATCGGTGTAAACATATAGACGGAATTACCGAAATGCTTCGCCGTTTCTTTCTTTGCTTTCTGTGCCATTTCTTCAATATATGGCTCTGCTGCCGGAGACAATAAAGCTGCAAAATCCTCAATTTCAAGACTGTCTTTCATTAAGGCTCTTTTCACATCTGCTTCCGTATAGCGGTTTGCCTCATATGCATTTCTGGCAGAAATTACTTTATCCATAATATCAGATTCTATTTGTTCCATTCCCTCCATATATTGCATATGGTCTACCTTAGGTCTTTTATCCTGTTCCATGTTCTTCCTTCTTTCTCTGAATTAATCCCGTAAAAATCCTGTCATTGGAGAAGATGCTGTTGCACCTTTATCCAAAACTCTTCCCAATTTTGCAAGATATGCTTCTCTTCCAGCTTCTATTGCCTTCTTAAATGCAGATGCCATAGCCGTAATATCTCCTGCTGTTGCAATCGCTGTATTTGCCATAACTGCTGCGGCTCCCATTTCCATAGCTTCACATGCCTGTGACGGGCGTCCGATACCTGCATCTACAATAATTGGAAGGTCTATCTCATCAATTAAAATCTGGATAAATTCTCTGGTTGCCAATCCCTTGTTGGAACCAATCGGTGCTGCCAACGGCATAACTGCTGCGGCTCCTGCATTCATCAAATCTCTTGCCACATTTAAATCCGGATACATATATGGAAGCACTACAAAACCTTCCTTTGCCAGAATCTCTGTTGCCTTTATCGTCTCCTGATTATCCGGAAGCAAATATTTAGAGTCTCGCATGATTTCTACCTTAACAAAATCTCCACAACCTAATTCACGAGAAAGTCTTGCAATTCTTACTGCTTCCTGTGCCTCTCTTGCCCCGGATGTATTTGGAAGCAATGTCACTCCCTTTGGAATAAAATCCAAAATATTTTCTGCACTCTCAGAATTTGCCCGGCGTACTGCCAACGTAATAATCTCTGCTCCTGCCTGTTCTACTGCTGCCTTTATAAGTTCTACATTGTACTTTCCTGAGCCCAATATGAATCGGGAACTGAATTCATGTCCTCCCAATACCAATTTATCATTTTCCATTTTTCTTCCTCCTACACTTCTGTAATTCCAAGTATTAATCTTATTATCATATTTGCCTGATGCGCTGCACAGACCGTTACACGCGATGACATGAGACAAACATCATCCTCAAGCTCCGTTTCTCTATCACCACACACATACAAACGCTTCATTACTTTTTCTGTATGTATTTTATTGCTGCTTCCATATCCTGCCATTCCAGACCCAGACACCACTGTAGTATGTCTACATTTCTCCAAAACAGTATTCACCAGCATCGCCTTATTTTCTGCCTTATCAAAAGCTTCACACACAATGTTATAATCTCTAAATAACTCAGTTACATTTTCTTGATTTACATAACAATCTCGTGTTTCCAACGTTATGTAAGGATTGATTTTCCGTAAAATCTCTGCAAGAGCTTCGGTCTTTTTTCTTTCCAAATGTTCATAGGTATACACCTGTCGATTAAGATTTGTTATATCTACCCGGTCAAAGTCCACTAACATAAGCTTTCCTATCCCCGCCCTTGTCAGCATGACTGCCACATGAGAGCCAAGTCCTCCAAGCCCTGCAATAGCCACAGACGCATTGGAAATCTTATCATACATTTCCGGCGTATAGCGCTGCAACAATGCCGCTTTTATCTCTTCCTGCGTTACTACCATCATCAGCCTCCTCCTACGAACCTTACTATCTCCAAATGGTCTGTATTTTCCAAGGAAACTTTATCATACTCTGCCTTTGGCACAATTTCTTCATTCCGTTCTACCGCAATTCGTTCCTCTTGATATCCTTCCTGTTTTAACAATTCTTTCAAAGAAATTCCTTCCGGATAATCTTTCTCCACTCCATTTATAGTCATTCTATGTCCTCCTTTCCATGTACTGCGCATCCCTCAGCGGAGCGTTTTTTATATTTTAGAACATAAAAAAAGCCACCACGAAGAAATTACACCCGCGGTGGTGTACCCCTTCGTGTGGCTTATGCTTCACACTCTGTAATGCATTATAAATTATTTTTTTACAAAAGTCAATTCTTACTACACTCTTTCGAATCGTTTTACTTCCCCTTGCAACTCATCCGAAATACTCTGGCTTTTCTCAGTTTCTCTCTGAATTAAGGTAATAGCATCTACAAGACTTACTGCACTTTCTGCCACATCCGCAACGCCTTTTGCCCCTTCATCTACATTCGTAGAAATATCATTAATACCGATATCCATTTTCTGCATAGTTTCCTCGATTATCGATGCTTTTTCTGAAAATTCCTGAAGAATCTCATTCATATTTTCTGCATCTGCCTGATACTGTTTTACAATCTCCACAAATCCATCATAGTCTTTAATTATCTTATCATCCAGAAACTTAAGCATATTTTCAGCATTACTAGCCAGTTTCTCTACTGCCGCAGTTACGATTTCACTAATATTTTGAATATTATTTGCAGTGTCACGGCTATTATCCGCAAGACCTCTGATTTCATCAGCTACTACAGCAAATCCTTTCCCCGCTTCACCGGCTCTTGCAGCCTCAATAGATGCATTTAATGCCAACAAATTTGTTTGGCTGGCAATATCCAAAATATCCCCCGTAAGTTCATTGATTTTCTCTACACTTCTACTTTCCTTTACGGAACTTTCCAACACTTCTCTGATATCACTGATTACAGAATTCGTATTTTCTTTACTCTCTACCGTATCATGATACATTTCTCGCGAGCGAACTTTTATGTCATTTACCATCTGAGCACCTTCATCCGCTTTCCCATTCATCTCTCTTACTCGTTCTAAAATCTCATTACTTCCTGTTGCAATTTTCTCTAAGGTAGAGGCCACTTCCTGCATATTTGCCGAGAGTTCTTCCATGGCAGAAGATACACTCATTGCACTTTGATTTGATGCATCTACCTGACAAGTCACTTGTGTCGTAGATGTTGACATCAACTCTGTCTCTGACTGCACCTTTTGCATCAGCCTCTGCAACTGCTCCAAAAATCCATTAATACCGGAAACAAGCTGTCCTACCTCATCCTTTGTCTTTATATCAATTCTTTCTGTAAGATCTCCTCTGTCATTTTCAATCTTTTCTACGATTCCTGCAAGATGTACACTAGCATTCTTAGCTGGCTTTGCGATGGTTTTATTTACAATTAATACTATGATAACAACAATAACAATTGCCAATGCTA is a window from the Roseburia sp. 499 genome containing:
- a CDS encoding glycosyltransferase family 2 protein, whose translation is MREITFTVPCYNSESYMERCIDSLLSGDERVEIIIVDDGSTDRTGEIADNYARNYPEIIKVIHQENGGHGAGVNAGLAHASGRYFKVVDSDDWLDEAELHKLLKKIEQWDREDTRVDLIVCNYIYDHLYEGKTKRMAYGNVFKEGVICSWNDIGRFRPSQYLVMHSLFYRTDVLRKSGVKLPKHTFYVDNIFANQPLPYVKSICYLNLDMYHYFLGREDQSVNEKVLMERIDQQIRVTKLVSNCADLDKVARRYPRLANYLTRNISIMMAISSIHLLLIGTPEAMKKREMLWNYIKNHNHKLYFKLKRRTLSGFTYLPGKVGAGITLTGYKAAQKIYQFN
- a CDS encoding thiamine phosphate synthase, coding for MSMCRKIAVSNWELYRKYHENDRIEDYVNHLAGLEEAADRPDRLILREKKLLEAEYEQLLEMVWEKFRNSEIELIPHTYLAVVQKMGIGKIHLPFSLLKKHAVENQLQSMEVIGTSIHSVEEAKEAEQLGATYVTAGHIFTTDCKPGLEPRGLEFLEQVCENVKIPVYAIGGIHPNNIEKIEKSSAAGACMMSEYMK
- the thiH gene encoding 2-iminoacetate synthase ThiH, yielding MEQDKRPKVDHMQYMEGMEQIESDIMDKVISARNAYEANRYTEADVKRALMKDSLEIEDFAALLSPAAEPYIEEMAQKAKKETAKHFGNSVYMFTPIYISNYCENYCVYCGFNCHNRIHRMKLDAEEIEKEMAAIAKTGLEEILILTGESRAKSDVSYIGEACKIARKYFKMVGIEVYPMNSDEYAYLQKCGADYVTVFQETYDSDKYETLHLAGHKRIFPYRFNAQERALKGGMRGVAFAALLGLADFRKDAFATGLHAYYIQRKYPYAEISFSCPRLRPIVNDATINPKDVHEKQLLQIMCAYRLFMPFAGMTISTRERAEFRNHVIGMTATKISAGVSTGIGSHSDEVEDKGDDQFEIADNRNVDEVFAAIKEQGLQPVMNDYVYV
- a CDS encoding thiazole synthase, encoding MENDKLVLGGHEFSSRFILGSGKYNVELIKAAVEQAGAEIITLAVRRANSESAENILDFIPKGVTLLPNTSGAREAQEAVRIARLSRELGCGDFVKVEIMRDSKYLLPDNQETIKATEILAKEGFVVLPYMYPDLNVARDLMNAGAAAVMPLAAPIGSNKGLATREFIQILIDEIDLPIIVDAGIGRPSQACEAMEMGAAAVMANTAIATAGDITAMASAFKKAIEAGREAYLAKLGRVLDKGATASSPMTGFLRD
- the thiF gene encoding sulfur carrier protein ThiS adenylyltransferase ThiF, with translation MMVVTQEEIKAALLQRYTPEMYDKISNASVAIAGLGGLGSHVAVMLTRAGIGKLMLVDFDRVDITNLNRQVYTYEHLERKKTEALAEILRKINPYITLETRDCYVNQENVTELFRDYNIVCEAFDKAENKAMLVNTVLEKCRHTTVVSGSGMAGYGSSNKIHTEKVMKRLYVCGDRETELEDDVCLMSSRVTVCAAHQANMIIRLILGITEV
- the thiS gene encoding sulfur carrier protein ThiS; protein product: MTINGVEKDYPEGISLKELLKQEGYQEERIAVERNEEIVPKAEYDKVSLENTDHLEIVRFVGGG
- a CDS encoding methyl-accepting chemotaxis protein translates to MRNSIGKKVVGMIMLLGLLMVGICVANMSAFSIITGLNKEVINEVAEYEAAAQNADAVNMEKVQKSLESTLGHVDKRINGTYVFDFILIALAIVIVVIIVLIVNKTIAKPAKNASVHLAGIVEKIENDRGDLTERIDIKTKDEVGQLVSGINGFLEQLQRLMQKVQSETELMSTSTTQVTCQVDASNQSAMSVSSAMEELSANMQEVASTLEKIATGSNEILERVREMNGKADEGAQMVNDIKVRSREMYHDTVESKENTNSVISDIREVLESSVKESRSVEKINELTGDILDIASQTNLLALNASIEAARAGEAGKGFAVVADEIRGLADNSRDTANNIQNISEIVTAAVEKLASNAENMLKFLDDKIIKDYDGFVEIVKQYQADAENMNEILQEFSEKASIIEETMQKMDIGINDISTNVDEGAKGVADVAESAVSLVDAITLIQRETEKSQSISDELQGEVKRFERV